ACGGGAACAAGGCAGCGAGCAGCAAATCCGGATCAAGCGACGTACTCGCAGCTCTGGGGATTGACCTGAGTCTGAAGCCCGACGATGTTGTTGGAGTTCTTGAGGAGGCGGGCATCACATTTGCCTACGCCGCCGCGTTCCATCCCGGATTCCGGTACGCGGGAAATGTGCGGTCCGAACTCGGCATCCCGACTGTGTTCAACTATCTCGGGCCGCTCTGCAACCCGGCGCGACCAGAAGCCTCGGCTGTTGGTGTTGCGCAACTTGACCGCGTGCCCCTTATCGTTGGTGTGTTTCAGACTCGCGGTGCAACGGCACTCGTCTTCCGTGGCGATGATGGTCTCGATGAACTCACGACGACGGGGCACTCGCACATCTGGGAGGTGTCGCGTGGTCTGGTCACAGAACACGATCTCGACCCCAGAGACCTGGGTATCACGCTCGCCTCGATCGACGATCTGCTCGGAGGAGATGCGGACTTCAACGCCGATGTGCTCCGACGTGTGCTTGCCGGAGAGAAAGGCCCCGTTCGAGACATCGTCCTGTTGAACGCTGCTGCCGGGATGGTCTCCTACCGCCTCGAAGAAGACCCGGCTCAGTCCGAGCGCCGGATGGTCGATCGGTTCGCAGAGCAGCTCGAGATCGTCACGGACGCCGTCGATTCCGGCGCGGCGACAGCGAAACTCGGTGCGTGGGTCGCAGCATCCGCTCGTCGGTCGGCGTGAGACCTACCCGAAGCCGCAGCAACAGCGTAGGTTGAATTGGGAGGCCTGCCCCGGCCCGCACAGCTAACGCTGAAGGAGAGTTCCAATGAAGAAGCTCATCAATGACCCGAAG
The Paramicrobacterium chengjingii DNA segment above includes these coding regions:
- the trpD gene encoding anthranilate phosphoribosyltransferase translates to MSDRISWPQILTQLLARENLSVSEATWAMQQIMTGDATEAQIAAFTVALQAKGETVDEIVGFRDAILAEAVELPADSMALDIVGTGGDRYGTFNISSTASIIIAAAGVPVIKHGNKAASSKSGSSDVLAALGIDLSLKPDDVVGVLEEAGITFAYAAAFHPGFRYAGNVRSELGIPTVFNYLGPLCNPARPEASAVGVAQLDRVPLIVGVFQTRGATALVFRGDDGLDELTTTGHSHIWEVSRGLVTEHDLDPRDLGITLASIDDLLGGDADFNADVLRRVLAGEKGPVRDIVLLNAAAGMVSYRLEEDPAQSERRMVDRFAEQLEIVTDAVDSGAATAKLGAWVAASARRSA